A region from the Benincasa hispida cultivar B227 chromosome 12, ASM972705v1, whole genome shotgun sequence genome encodes:
- the LOC120067626 gene encoding uncharacterized protein LOC120067626: MADQSLPEGMMAIGQVCPHRLVVQDISLSRRQRGFDFPWG; the protein is encoded by the exons ATGGCAGACCAATCACTTCCCGAAGG TATGATGGCAATTGGGCAAGTATGCCCCCATCGTCTAGTGGTTCAAGACATCTCTCTTTCAAGGAGGCAGCGGGGATTCGACTTCCCCTGGGGGTAG